The Eleginops maclovinus isolate JMC-PN-2008 ecotype Puerto Natales chromosome 6, JC_Emac_rtc_rv5, whole genome shotgun sequence DNA segment CACATGCGTTTTTGTTCGAacaggtacaacacacacagtttcatgcacacatgcacatgcatcgAGAGGATTCAGAGcggagaggcagccagtctagccggcgccagggagcagttgggggtgcgggcacctcggcagtggcccagGAGGTAACCAGGCTCCTCCCCAGTTCCAGTTCACACTCCGTATTActttggtccgatcgggacgtgaaccggtgACCCTTCAGACCAAAGTCCAAGTCCCTTCAGACTGATTCACTGCCGCCATATACTATGTCCCTTGAGCTATTTTAATATGGGTCTTTGTCATGTCTGCTGAAAATAGTATGAACCAGTTGCTTTTaggattcatttttttctgtaggCAGGGATCACATGGAACTCTTTTAAATGAGGACATTAGTCCTTGCAGTGGTTCTGACACCCCGAGGGTAAGTGAAAATATACCATGTCCACATAAAAATGTTATAACCTACTTACACAGGAGCAAGTTGGGGTTGGTTTCTCGCCCCAGAGTCCATTGGCATGTAGACGGTGGGACAACTGCTGGACCTCCTGAGACTCAGCAGCCCCATTCTATGCTGAAGGTGAGGCTAAGCCCAGAGAAAAGGAATGTAAGAGTATACAAGTGTAGTAATACTTACAGTCAGGATAATAATACATACAGCAATACTAACAGTCAatgaaggtattctgattctgataggAGGGTCAGAAACCGCTTTATCCACGATTTACCACTCATCTCAACTTCTGGACTTTTCTTACAATACTGTTGGACGCTTGTAATTCTCATGACAAGGATTCAAGGATGCAAtgatcattcattttcatttgttgtaGCACTAATAATGATTCACTTCAAATCAAACCtgtgaaaatattatttaatacatGATTTgatatcatatttaaaacaataatttagTTCTTAATGAAGTTTGCAAATACAAATCAATTACAGGTAAAAAGCTCTCAGTACACTGTGTGAGCAGTCATATTAGGCCTCAAAAAATCATTTGCAAAATTATtagatagaaaataataaaaactaaaacatgaaaaagagtagaatggaataaaaacaacacaatacaacacagtataacacaaacaaaataattcaatacaACACAATACGATAGAATAcggtttttttattgtacaagTACAACGTGATTAAGCTAACAACTACTCTGTCTTCATCGAGGTTATGCACTTTTTACCCTTGGAACCTTTCACTGTAAAGTAACAAGATTTGCAGGATCTACAGGTCCGACAGGCCCTGTGTGGGTGTGCTACGCATGGATCAAACAAAAGAGGCATCCTCATGCCGTCTTGTTTACAACTGCTTTACCAAAAAGTTAACTAGGGAAATGTACTGTAATGGACCAGCTgggttcaaaataaaagtgatttctGATTGCTAGCTCTTGGCAGCATTGATCTGTAAGTAAGTCAGGTAGGATTGCAACAACATTTGACCACACAATTGActggaaaaatatttaaactatACCTGATTTAAAGTTGAAGTGATGTGCAATTTAGTTTTATCGTGCAAAGGTTCACATACGTaagctaaaatataaataagtggTTTTAGGAGGGTCGAGCTCTCAACTGTTCAGACTGCACCAGGTCTGATGACTCATCCCAGCCTATTCAAGCTCAATGAAAAATACATGCAATACTTGTCCGCAATATGAATGCCTAATTATTTCTAATAAGGATTGTGATTGAAAGCATCATTTGCTCTTGTGTTATAATGATCAAAAATCATgagtcattgttttttaaaacagttttagaCAGTCACCGTGTTTCGAGGGGGAGATAACACTTGGCTCTGACCTGAAGTAACTTCATTAGGGGTTACTGTAGGTGAAACCATGACAATACAACTATCAGAGGGTCACTTCCTTTTTTCTGGGAATTAATGCTCTTCagctgtgatttattatttataggtattaGTATATCATGTGAGAGGCTGCTACAGTTGACACAATGCTCGTGAGTTTCTTCTGTTATGTGTCTTCACTCCAGTGATGCGCTGCAGCGTCTAATCAGCTCTTACACAGTAAGAAAGCCTGTTCGATGACTGAGGGTTTCCCTGAAGGACGGTCTGGTGGTTCCTCAGAGATCGCTCCTCGCTCCTCTGTATTCCAGCTACAAATAAGCACAATTGTATGCTCCTCAAGATGGCACACCAGAACAACTCCCGGTTCAACTGAGGAGCAAGGAGCGAGGAACGAGGAgcgaagaaaaaacaaataagtacaTGAGATGGAGCTTTTGTCTCAACAACTACACCAGGAGTGTTTAGTAGCTGTTTGCCACgtgtattttgattttgaaagtaGTATTTTCCTTATATTAAAAGGTTTGAATTCTAAAAGTAAAGCTCTCTGGGCTGCTGACAGAAGCGAAGACTGGGGGGTGGGAGATAACACTTGGCCCTGACCTGAAGTAACTTCATTAGGGGTTACTGTAGGTGAAACCATGACAATATGACTGTCAGCAggtcacttcttttttttaaaaaaggacatgcATCTCTTTAACAATGTACAACAAGCAGTGAGGCTTTGAGTGTAATGTATACCTCACTCTATGCTTTATATATGTGTGATTCCTTTAGGATTATGGATTATAAGTAAATACAATTAACCGTTTATTGAAAACATGTGTCAAggtcaaagtgtgtgtttctgtgtgtgtgtgtgtgtgtgtgtgtgtgtgtgtgtgtgtgtgtgtgtgtgtgtgtgtgtgtgtgtgtgtgtgtgtgtgtgtgtgtgtgtgtgtgtgtgtgtgtgtgtgagagagagagagagagagagagatgaactAAAATAGCCTCTGCAGCTGTCCCTGAGGGGCAGACAGGTACCTTGTCAGATACCGTTCCTTAACACCCCTTTGCACAAAGCCCCTGATACCACACTGTGTGTTAGGAGGGGGCTGGGGTAGCAAATTGCATTTAAGCTCagataatgaatgaatgaatcgGCCATCAGccaattcaaaaagtataattaaATATGGGACCACAAAGGAATCTTGTAGTTGTCTTATATTTATTACACaatagtattcatgtgttaataataagcccaattttcaaataaattcaaagtaaaagttgaaaacatttaaaaacaaatcaaaagttgataagaaaaaaggCCCAAAACGTATtaacataacaagcttgaaatatctTTCATGTTTCCTCCTATTTTAcgcaatctgaggcttctgttttaagtgATGAGCTGCAACACTGTTTGtaaccaaattaaataaatcctATGGACAGCTGTTATGTTTcataaagcatattcaagtatgaAGCATAATTGAtctatatttgattgattttgttaacttataacttaacttatgaggcagtaTAACTCACCCCTAGTGAGGGGTCCAGCCTTCGTATATTTTTCTCGAAggggccctcagtgaaaaagtttggacacccctgctatTAAATAACCTGTCCATGAACATTGACTTTCATCTGCAAAAAGTTTCAAACTGCTCACAGTGTAATTGTCacaaaaaggaaacaacaaataagtcaaaaataaaatacatatacaagGAGAAATGTAAGGTTCTGTTTCAGTTCGGATCTGTGTGGAATTCTttcagaatattaaataaacattgagcTTTGGTTCCTTGTTTCATTTGTAAGGATTTCAAGAACCATTGAAACTTGATTTTTAGTTTTATCCATTTATGAATATCAACCCAGAACTTCTGTACAATATGGCATGAGAAAAATAGATGGTCATTAGTTTCAACATCATTTTCATATATCAAGCATGTGTCATCTTCAATATCGAAACCTATTCTAAGCAATTCCTTAGAGGGATAAGTGTTGttcatcattttgaaatgtgtttcttttatttgggtATAGGGAATGTTAAAAACATAGTTTTTAGCTTATTATTCGACTTATTGTCAAATTAATTTCTGTTTTGCCTACCAGGAAATAGTTTTTcagtgagaagaagaagaagaagaagaagaagaagaagaagaagaagaagaagaagaagaagaagaagaagaagaagaagaagaagaagaagaagaagaagaagaagaagaagaagaagaagaagaagaagaagaagaagaagaagaagaagaagaagaagaagcagagctACGACAGcaggtggcggtaatgcactTCAAAGTTGGTAGCTACCTATCATTAAACcaaagaagaaggaaaggaagCGGAAGTCTGGAGGTGATGCAGGAGGCCTCCGGCGAGTGAAGCTTCATAGTTCGGTCAGGGTTAAACCTGAGGAGCATGTTTTCTGTGAGTGTCCTGCGGAGGCTCCGGCCCTGTTGTGGGGCTCCTGCCTCCAGCCTGCTCCACACTGCAGCGGCTCACAGGGCGCCGCTTCCCGTGGACTGTTCCCGAGGACAGGGGGGGCCGGACATAAGGTCGTTCCTCCACCGACACAACACGGTACCGACCCCGGCCTCACACCGGCTCTATATGCACATTCATAATCACATGTTCAGATGATgataaaaaaagttcaaatctAACATTTGTCTCACGGTGTCTGTGTGCCGTGCTAAAACAAGGCGCATTATTGTAAAAGTTAGTCATCGTATTTAGATCGCTTCTGTGCCATAGGCCTATGTGATGCattaacatgtctttttttattaaacaataatCACGTTTGTCATTATGAAGCTGCCCTGTGGGTTATTTGCTGcaccaaacaaatacacatgtaaGAAAAAGACTCTGGATAGCTTGCAGTTTGCTCTTGTTGTGTATTTGTTAAATTGTGGCAGTAGGCTAATCCACGTTCTAAAGAATGAGAGGATGAACTTCACTAAATCTCCTTCTGGTTATGATTTTACCAAACAGGTGTcacaacatttcatttgaattacatttgtatatttatttcattactaTTACACATTACTTCACTAACATATTCATGCAGACAAAAGACTTATTTTGTTCTTGTGATTAGCGCTATGGAGGATATGGAATCAGAGCAGATAAAGCATCCAAGTATCCTGTATCAGCGACCAGATAGTAATAGTGAAAATATGTTGTGGAATTGTCCTGTTTGATAATGTTCAAAGACTACTTATGGGACAGTCTTCTAGTAGAGTTGCCACCCATGTCGACCCCAGCGTTTACGGTGTGTTTTCTACCGTTGAGCAGGCGCAGTTCTGCAGTGTGTCTTCCCGCTGTCTCTCCACAGCGACACACTCTGAGGACGGACACCTCATCTACTCTGGCAACCTGGGCACTGCTGTTCGAGGTGAATCCCCTGTGCCTCCTTACAGCTATGTCTCTTTATCTTTCATCATGTGAAATCCAACACTGAACTTTTAATGGCCCATAGTACAGCTGACACAGATATAATCCTTTCTTTATTCTCCAAGATACAAATTGAAACGTTATATCTAGGGCTGAAGGAATCAAACACTTTTCTTAGTGTGATTATTTTGACTGCAATTCATTCGTAATATTTTGCATCACTTTCATTGCTAATCATATTAAAATGATGAGGTTgagatttgtttctttttgctaGGATCTGTACAAACTAAGATTTGTTCATAAGTCTGTAGACCGggacatgtacagtggggcaaaaaagtatttagtcagccaccaattgtgcaagttctcccatttaaaaagatgagagaggcctgtaattgttatcataagtatacctcaactatgagagacagaatgagaaaaaaaatccaggaaatcacattgtaggatttttaaagaatttattttcaaatgattgtggaaaataagtatttagtcaataacaaaagttcatctcaatactttgttatataccctttgttggcaatgacagaggtcaaacgttttctgtaagtcttcacaaggttatcgcacactgttgctggtattttggcccattcctccatgcagatctcctctaaagcagtgatgttttggggctgtcgctgggcaacacggactttcaactccctccacagattttctatggggttgagatctggagactggctaggccactccaggaccttgaaatgcttcttacgaagccactccttcattgccctggcggtgtgtttgggatcattgtcatgctgaaagacccagccacgcttcatcttcagtgcccttgctgatggaaggaggttttcactcaaaatctcacgatacatggccccattcattctttcctttacacggatcagtcgtcctggtccctttgcagaaaaacatccccaaagcatgatgtttccacccccatgcttcacagtaggtacgttgttctttggatgcaactctgcattctttctcctccaaacacgacgagttgagtttttaccaaaaagttctattttggtttcatctgaccatatgacattctcccaatcctcttctggatcatccaaatgccctctagcaaacttcagacgggcctggacatgtactggcttaagcagggggacacgtctggaactgcaggatttaagtccctggcggcgtagtgtgttactgatggtagcctttgttactttggtcccagctctctgcaggtcattcactaggtccccccgtgtggttctgggatttttgctcaccgttcttgtgatcattttgaccccacggggtgagatcttgcgtggagccccagatcgagggagagtagcagtggtcttgtatgtcttccattttctaataattgttcccacagttgatttcttcacaccaagctgcttacctattgcagattcagttttcccagcctggtgcaggtccacaattttgtctctggtctcctttgacagctctttggtcttggccatagtggagttttgagtatgactgtttgaggttgtggacaggtgtcttttatactgataacgagttcaaaaaggtgccattaatacaggtaacgagtggaggacagaggagcctcttaaagaagaagttacaggtctgtgagagccagaaatcttgcttgtttgtaggtgaccaaatacttattttacagaggaatttaccaattaattcattaaaaatcctacaatgtgatttcctggatttttttttctcattctgtctctcatagttgaagtgtacctatgataaaaattacaggcctctctcgtctttttaaatgggagaacttgcacaattggtggctgactaaatacttttttgccccactgtatatagaaGGATGTTTTGACACATattttgtgctttctttggtAGTAGAACTAGCTGTGATTTCGATAGTGTTTcaaaatcagaaatcctttaaaGTGGTCACACAATGGGGAAATGAACATTGATAGAGCAAAGTGATTAAACTCAAATTAAAAGAGCACactaaaatatgaatgaaagaGGTGCGCACATAGAAATGGAATTCAAATCTAAAAAAGTACCGATCAGATTATTAGTTGGCctgaataatataatatttaacagtCACAGAAAAGGAGGCCATTCATACTGTACTTGGAGGTGTACCCTTCTCCTGTAACCTGTGTTCCCTGGATCTTCTGTCAGGGGTGAAGCTGTTTTCTTACAGTTCCAGCGGGGCCAGCCTCCTCCTCATGCCTCAGATCCTCATGAAGACCGGGTTGGGGGTCCAGAGCCTCGCCCTACAGGCTGCATTCTGTGGAGTCGTGGGATTTTTCACCTTCATCACCCCGGTCGTCCTCCACTTCATCAGCAAGGGCTATGTGATCCGCCTGTACCACAACCCAAACAGAGACACGTACACCGCTATCACCTGCAGCCTATTCCTCACGGAGAAGAGGAGCGTGTTTTACCAGAGGCAGGTCAGGATCCCAGCCGTCAGCCAGATGTTCACCACCTTCTACGCTGGTGACACAGGGTTGCTGGTTAACCCGGACATGTTCCCCATTCCACATGACTACAACCACCTGATGGGCTATGATAAGCCCTTTAGCTTCAGCACAGAGGATGTAGGTCGACCTGACCACAGCTGAGGCAGCTTAGTGTTGGTCCACAACTCCAAACTGCACCGTATATTTACCCACAAAATTGACAgaattattttctcattttagtttttttgtcaatattttGAGGATGTTTCATGTTAATAAATTATAAAGTCTGTTTGAAACACTTTCCCTTTGTGTGTCTCTACAATTGTGTCATGACTGTGCACATTCAAATGATTAAAGACA contains these protein-coding regions:
- the tmem70 gene encoding transmembrane protein 70, mitochondrial, coding for MFSVSVLRRLRPCCGAPASSLLHTAAAHRAPLPVDCSRGQGGPDIRSFLHRHNTAQFCSVSSRCLSTATHSEDGHLIYSGNLGTAVRGVKLFSYSSSGASLLLMPQILMKTGLGVQSLALQAAFCGVVGFFTFITPVVLHFISKGYVIRLYHNPNRDTYTAITCSLFLTEKRSVFYQRQVRIPAVSQMFTTFYAGDTGLLVNPDMFPIPHDYNHLMGYDKPFSFSTEDVGRPDHS